From the genome of Adhaeribacter pallidiroseus:
TCGCAATCCGGATTAAGCGCTCCATGGTATAATCCGAATTTTTAAAAATTCCAGAGCTTAGAAATAAACCTTCGATGTAATTGCGGCGGTAAAAATTAATCGTCAGGTTTACTACTTCGTCAATCGTAAAAGCAGCCCGTTGAATATCATTACTGCGGCGGGTTACACAATACGCGCAATCGAAAATGCAATAGTTAGTCAATAAAATTTTAAGCAAAGAAACACAGCGGCCATCTTCGGTGTAGGAATGGCAAATTCCCATGCCTTCGGCGTTGCCTAAACCTTTGTTATGGTTTTTCCGCTTTCCACCACTTGAAGAACAAGAAACATCGTATTTGGCGGCATCCGCTAATATTTTTAGCTTATCTTTAACTTTGTCGTTCATACTGGTCTTTTACTGGTACTAAAATATACCTATTTTAATTACAAAACCAATATATTTAGTAAAATGTTTAAAAAATTAGCAAAATAATAAATATACAATGCTTAAAGCAATACCGCTAGGAAAGCAATAATTTCGTCCCTATTAGGTTTAAATAGTAGATATAATTATTTTGTATTAAATTGAAATCGGTCTTATATCTGTAAGTAAAGACTGCCTATTTAAGATGTGACTTTATACCTTTATGGTATTACTAGATTATTTTTGGAAACGGTTTTTGTTGTTTGCACTGGTAGTTTTTCTGTTTACAGCACCAGTTTACAGCCAACAAACGAAACCCAACCCTGATTCTTTAAAAAAAACTTCGGAGGCGGATACCACGCGTAAAAAGCTTGATTCTGATAAAATATTGCAGGATATAAAAGCTTATTCGAAGCGTAAAACTATCATAGGCCGCTTAATGAAAGCCGTTTTTCGGTTTGACCGGAAACCAGAACCAGTAGGCGTAAATGCCGAGGTGCTGAACAACCAATACCGCAAGCACGGTTATAAAATTGTCAGGCGCATCTACATTAAAAACTTAGATGCTTTTGGTTATTCCATAACCGATACCTTACGGGTGCCCGTAAACTTTCTGGAAAAGGCCGGCAACTCGGTGCACATTAAAACGCACCAGGGCCGTATCCGAAACAAGTTGCTGTTTAAACCCGGTGAGCCGCTTGACCCCTTAGACCTAAGCGAATCAGAGCGTTTGCTGCGCCAAACGGATTATATTCTGGATGCCCGGGTAACGGTAAATGAACAAACCTCCACCCGCGACAGCGTAGATATTGTAGTGATTACCAAAGATATTTTTTCTATCAGCGCAGGCGGTTCGTACAATGCCGGAGGAGGATCCGGGCGAGTAGTATTACGCGATATTAATTTTATCGGCAGTGGTCACCAAATTCGCAACGTGTATCGCTTTGGCTTAGACTCGGCGCAACAATCGTATGAATATACAGGTAGTTACCGGGTTGAAAATATTTATAAAACCTTTATCAGTAGCGAGTTAATTTACCGCGACGAAGTGAATTACAAACAAAAAGGGGCTAGCCTGCAACGGGATTTCTTCTCCATTAACACGAAATACGCCGGCGCCATAGCCTTAAACTGGTACAATATTCCTACTTATGTTCGGTTAACGGATACTACCGGCAGCCGGCAAAATGTATCGTTCTCTACCCAGGATTACTGGATTGGTAAATCTTTCCGGTTTAAATCGTACAATTTAGGCCAAGAAAACCGCGCGCGTATTGTTACATCGGGCCGTGTTATTATTACCCACTATCCTACTCCACCTACCGATGAGTACCAAAGCAATACCTTTTACCTGGCCGGCATAGGCTATACTTACCGTAAATATTATAAAGACAAGTACTTGTTTGGTTTTGGCCGTACCGAGGATATTCCGGCGGGTAACTTGCTGGCGTTTACCTATGGCTTTGAGAACGGAAATAAATACAACCGGCGGTATGTAGATATTAAAGCCGGCTTTGGCAAGTACAACCGGGAGTTTGGGTACTTAAACGTTACCGGTGAGTTTGATACCTACATTCGGGATAAAAAGTGGGAACAAGGCGAACTAGCAACCGAAGTGTTATATTTTACTAAGTTATATCATTGGGATAACTGGCAGATACGGCATTTTTTTTGGAACCGGGCTTCGTATGGCATAAACCGCAAATACGGCGAAAACATATTAAATGTAAATAAATTTGAAGGCATCCGGGGCTTTAGCTCCGACGAACGGGGCACCCGAAAATTTGTTATAAATTACGAAAACAACTTGTACACGCCTTTCTCTTTTATTGGTTTCCGGTTCGCGATTGTGGCCTTTGCCGATTTTGCCTGGTTATCTACGGGCAACAGCAGTAATCCTTTTAGTAATAGACCCTTGCAAGGTTATGGCATTGGTTTTCGGTTCCACAACGAATACACCACCTTTAATACCATTCAGATTTCGCTGGGCTTTTATCCGCAAGGGCCCACTACCATTAAAACTTATCCTTCTACCCGACCTTATTACGAGTTCAACGATTTTATTTATTCCCGCCCGATTACTTCTATTTTCGGCGACGGCATTTATCGGT
Proteins encoded in this window:
- a CDS encoding POTRA domain-containing protein, with product MVLLDYFWKRFLLFALVVFLFTAPVYSQQTKPNPDSLKKTSEADTTRKKLDSDKILQDIKAYSKRKTIIGRLMKAVFRFDRKPEPVGVNAEVLNNQYRKHGYKIVRRIYIKNLDAFGYSITDTLRVPVNFLEKAGNSVHIKTHQGRIRNKLLFKPGEPLDPLDLSESERLLRQTDYILDARVTVNEQTSTRDSVDIVVITKDIFSISAGGSYNAGGGSGRVVLRDINFIGSGHQIRNVYRFGLDSAQQSYEYTGSYRVENIYKTFISSELIYRDEVNYKQKGASLQRDFFSINTKYAGAIALNWYNIPTYVRLTDTTGSRQNVSFSTQDYWIGKSFRFKSYNLGQENRARIVTSGRVIITHYPTPPTDEYQSNTFYLAGIGYTYRKYYKDKYLFGFGRTEDIPAGNLLAFTYGFENGNKYNRRYVDIKAGFGKYNREFGYLNVTGEFDTYIRDKKWEQGELATEVLYFTKLYHWDNWQIRHFFWNRASYGINRKYGENILNVNKFEGIRGFSSDERGTRKFVINYENNLYTPFSFIGFRFAIVAFADFAWLSTGNSSNPFSNRPLQGYGIGFRFHNEYTTFNTIQISLGFYPQGPTTIKTYPSTRPYYEFNDFIYSRPITSIFGDGIYR